ACATGCAAACCGTAAGCGCTTACAAAAGAGTGGGTTGGAAATGGGGGTTCTCACTTGTATTAGGAATGTTGATGATCTTTATGACAGCTTGCGGAAATACGGCGACAAATTCTGGATCATCTGCCAGCAGCCAACCTGTAAAAATCGGCGTCATTCTAAGCTTTACCGGAACGTTTGCGCCGTTGTCCGAGAGTATCAAGAATGGGATGGAGCTTTATTTTGAACAGCATAATAATTCGATCAGCAATCAAAAGGTAGAAATTAAATATGAGGACGATGAAGGAAACCCGCAAGTGGCTTTACGCAAGTATCGTCAATTGGTGGATAGCCAAAAGGTTGATATGTTAGTAGGACCGATTTCCACTCCTGTTCTTTACGCGTTGCGAGATCAGATCGAAAAGGACAAGATTGTGCTGATCGATGCGAACGCGGCAGCAGATGATATGTCCTGGGATAAAAAGAGCGATTATGTGTACCGGGTGTCTTTCTCCAATTGGCAAAATGGCAGCGCAGGCGCAAAATATTTTGCTGAACATGTTGGCAAAAAGGCATTTGTAGCAGGACCTGATTATCCGGCAGGTCATGAGAATGCAGAAGCGTTCAAGGCGGCTTTTAAAGCGGCGGGCGGTACGGTTGTGGAAGAAGCGTATCCAAAATTGGGCACCAACGACTTTGCCGCATACATGACGCAAATTGCAAAAGCAAATCCAGATTTTGTATATGCGTTTGCAACTGGAACGGATGGAATTCGCTTCGTTCAACAGTACAAGCAATTTGGTTTGGCGGGGAAAGTCCCG
The sequence above is a segment of the Effusibacillus dendaii genome. Coding sequences within it:
- a CDS encoding ABC transporter substrate-binding protein, translated to MQTVSAYKRVGWKWGFSLVLGMLMIFMTACGNTATNSGSSASSQPVKIGVILSFTGTFAPLSESIKNGMELYFEQHNNSISNQKVEIKYEDDEGNPQVALRKYRQLVDSQKVDMLVGPISTPVLYALRDQIEKDKIVLIDANAAADDMSWDKKSDYVYRVSFSNWQNGSAGAKYFAEHVGKKAFVAGPDYPAGHENAEAFKAAFKAAGGTVVEEAYPKLGTNDFAAYMTQIAKANPDFVYAFATGTDGIRFVQQYKQFGLAGKVPLTGPLELGDELITGPAGDAAQGILAAVTYFPNLDNDVNKKFVQSYKAKYGKNPNVFSVQGYDSAQIIDAAIQKAGSKKSEDLIKVLKGISFDSPRGRITIDPKTNNPIQNMYIVKNVMKDGAIVQEVIETVKDVTMPEKAPDK